One genomic segment of Planctomycetota bacterium includes these proteins:
- a CDS encoding c-type cytochrome has translation MKLRHTCLLFAVLCIDVLGSAAHAPAADSKSDKPKSPPAGPTHPIVPTFERFFAAPDQQQPEALAEGGRLLLGELSCTKCHQVDKPLAPHFIAKAGPNLNNVAERARTAWLRRYLADPHGVKPGATMPDVLAHLPAAEKAEQVEALTHYLVSLASKATGDQIPDRAAASRGLKLLNQIGCLACHDAPDAKERLATSIPWGNLAEKYTASTLSKFLADPHAARPAGRMPKLGLTNQEANDIAHYFLRDVEGEANLRYEAWRRGFESVDELAQKEPKSRGESLGFNLDLARRDNDFGMRFTGYLRLEAKAEYTFYLTSDDGSRLTIDGVRVVDNDGLHATQTKDGLMILDRGSHEVVVEYFNGGGEGILELEFESPNLPRGDIVGALSLARDGEPPSMGKDQLVVDPKLAARGRELFARQGCANCHEVRHEDQPIASTLKAPSLVKAGKPAGCLAVNPSGSAPRFGLSTEQRKALHAALISSAPSVDAKDPATVIARTLLAFNCHACHQRDSRGGVEPGRDDSFLTSIKEMGDEGRLPPALTGVGLKLTRGWLERVLKEGTVLVNKQKTRPYMHTRMPAFGEENVKPLVEAFDKADTRKLPAAPTLDEPDYLTKDQGRLLAGSQGFSCIKCHTFGKYQAEGIQSIDMGMMSKRLRREWFAAYVRDPPAFRLGTRMPSAWPKTGKSVFGTMYEGDSDKQIAALWIYLLDGEKARPPQGVGGQPIELVAKDEPIVYRNFIEGAGPRAIAVGYPEKLDLAFDAAQLRLALIWQGAFIDASRHWSGRSEGFQPPLGDRVIPLVDGLPLAALAKDDEAWPATLTRETDSHFQGYRLDDARRPTFLYSVNGVAVEDQPTPIVADKTKSFRRTLKLQSAQPAKHLYYRAALASSIEPAGDGWYNVDKIWKLRIESSGASPRVRAAGAKHELIVPVEFHNTRAEIIQTYQW, from the coding sequence ATGAAGCTGCGCCACACGTGTCTCCTGTTTGCTGTTCTCTGCATCGACGTTCTCGGCAGCGCAGCCCACGCCCCCGCCGCCGACTCGAAATCGGACAAACCCAAGTCGCCCCCGGCGGGGCCCACGCATCCGATCGTGCCGACGTTCGAGCGGTTCTTTGCCGCCCCCGATCAGCAGCAGCCCGAGGCGCTGGCCGAAGGAGGCCGCTTGCTGCTGGGTGAGTTGAGTTGCACCAAGTGTCATCAGGTCGACAAGCCACTGGCGCCCCACTTCATCGCCAAGGCCGGACCGAACTTGAATAACGTGGCCGAGCGCGCCCGCACCGCTTGGCTCCGCCGCTACCTGGCCGATCCGCACGGCGTGAAGCCCGGCGCGACAATGCCCGACGTGTTGGCCCACTTGCCCGCGGCCGAAAAAGCCGAGCAGGTCGAAGCCTTGACGCACTATCTGGTCTCGCTGGCGTCGAAGGCCACGGGCGATCAGATACCAGACCGGGCGGCCGCTAGCCGGGGTTTGAAGTTGCTGAATCAGATTGGCTGCCTGGCGTGTCACGATGCGCCGGACGCCAAGGAGCGGCTGGCCACGTCGATTCCGTGGGGGAACCTGGCCGAGAAGTACACGGCCAGCACGCTGTCCAAGTTCCTGGCCGATCCGCACGCGGCGCGTCCGGCGGGGCGGATGCCCAAGCTGGGGCTGACGAATCAAGAGGCCAACGACATCGCCCACTACTTCCTGCGCGACGTCGAGGGGGAGGCGAACCTCCGATACGAAGCCTGGCGCCGGGGGTTTGAAAGCGTTGACGAGCTGGCGCAAAAGGAACCCAAGTCGCGCGGCGAAAGCCTGGGCTTTAATCTTGATCTGGCCCGACGCGACAATGATTTCGGCATGCGCTTCACTGGTTATCTGCGCCTGGAAGCCAAGGCCGAGTACACGTTCTATCTGACCAGCGACGATGGCAGCCGACTGACCATCGACGGCGTGCGCGTGGTCGACAACGACGGCCTCCACGCCACGCAGACCAAGGACGGGCTGATGATTCTGGACCGCGGATCGCACGAGGTCGTGGTCGAATACTTTAACGGCGGCGGCGAGGGAATTCTCGAACTGGAATTCGAAAGCCCGAACCTGCCGCGCGGCGACATCGTCGGCGCGTTGTCGCTGGCGCGTGATGGCGAACCTCCCTCGATGGGCAAGGATCAACTCGTCGTTGACCCCAAGCTGGCCGCGCGCGGGCGCGAGCTGTTTGCCAGGCAAGGGTGTGCCAACTGCCACGAGGTGCGCCACGAAGACCAGCCGATCGCCTCGACCCTGAAGGCCCCATCGCTGGTCAAAGCCGGCAAACCGGCGGGCTGTTTGGCGGTGAATCCCTCGGGCAGCGCGCCGCGCTTCGGCCTCAGCACCGAGCAGCGCAAGGCCTTGCATGCCGCGTTGATTTCCTCGGCCCCGTCGGTCGATGCCAAGGATCCGGCCACGGTGATCGCCCGCACGCTGTTGGCGTTCAATTGCCATGCCTGTCACCAGCGCGATAGCCGTGGCGGCGTCGAGCCGGGGCGCGACGATTCGTTCCTGACGTCGATCAAAGAGATGGGTGACGAGGGGCGCCTGCCGCCGGCGCTGACCGGCGTGGGGCTGAAGCTCACGCGCGGCTGGCTGGAGCGCGTGTTGAAAGAAGGAACGGTGCTGGTCAACAAGCAGAAGACCCGTCCTTACATGCACACACGGATGCCGGCCTTTGGCGAGGAAAACGTCAAGCCGCTGGTCGAGGCGTTCGACAAAGCTGACACCCGCAAGTTGCCTGCCGCGCCGACGCTCGACGAGCCCGACTATCTGACCAAGGACCAGGGGCGGTTGCTGGCCGGCAGCCAGGGCTTTTCGTGCATCAAGTGCCACACCTTTGGCAAGTACCAGGCCGAGGGTATCCAGTCGATTGACATGGGGATGATGTCCAAGCGACTGCGCCGCGAGTGGTTCGCCGCTTACGTCCGCGACCCGCCGGCGTTTCGTCTCGGCACGCGGATGCCGAGCGCCTGGCCCAAGACGGGCAAGAGCGTGTTCGGCACGATGTACGAAGGGGACAGCGACAAGCAGATTGCCGCGCTGTGGATTTACCTGCTCGACGGCGAGAAGGCGCGGCCGCCGCAAGGGGTCGGCGGCCAGCCGATCGAACTGGTGGCCAAGGACGAGCCAATTGTCTACCGCAACTTCATCGAAGGGGCCGGCCCGCGGGCCATTGCCGTTGGTTATCCCGAGAAGCTCGATCTGGCGTTCGACGCGGCGCAATTGCGACTGGCGCTGATCTGGCAGGGAGCGTTCATTGACGCGTCGCGCCACTGGAGCGGCCGCAGCGAAGGGTTCCAGCCGCCGCTGGGGGATCGAGTGATCCCGCTGGTCGACGGGCTGCCGCTGGCCGCGCTTGCCAAGGACGACGAGGCCTGGCCGGCCACGTTGACGCGCGAGACCGACAGCCATTTCCAAGGCTACCGGCTCGACGACGCTCGGCGGCCGACGTTCCTCTACTCGGTGAACGGGGTCGCGGTCGAGGACCAGCCGACGCCGATCGTGGCCGACAAGACCAAGAGCTTCCGTCGCACGCTCAAGCTGCAAAGCGCGCAGCCGGCGAAGCACCTGTACTACCGGGCCGCGCTGGCCAGCTCGATCGAGCCTGCCGGCGATGGCTGGTACAACGTCGACAAGATTTGGAAGCTGCGGATCGAATCGTCCGGCGCGAGCCCGCGCGTCCGTGCGGCCGGTGCCAAGCACGAACTGATCGTCCCGGTCGAGTTCCACAACACCCGGGCTGAAATCATTCAGACCTATCAATGGTGA
- a CDS encoding prolyl oligopeptidase family serine peptidase, protein MVRQALIVISAIALLFVHATFVGAAEPKLPPIKQLPPPGIEIPAAERENLSAKLKQLRSAIDGVAKGKDARAKALLPDVEVYFRAVSDALEFGEFFKPAEFKTAATLLEAGLQRAAQLAAGEAPWTEATGLVVRGYVSRIDGSVQPYGLVVPASYTPRTAGRYRLDIWFHGRGDTLTELAFLNDRGNKVGQFAPADTIVLHPYGRFCNGYKFAGEVDALEALDAVRAAYRVDDERTSVRGFSMGGAATWHMAVHYADRWCAANPGAGFVDTRQYLGLDTSGEPAAPWYVQKLWGLYDCPPLVSNLLQCPLVAYSGELDKQKAAADLMAAAFKNIDVEMTHIIGPKTEHKYEPQAAAEVERRMASLAQIGRRRVPDRVFLETRTLKYPRMNWIEVEGLAEHWAPAHVEAMIVASNSIAITPDGVTDLRIRFGPGECPLPHGIDQPLNLILPGAFDRGQFIKVHAPASDRSFDVRLHRSGQTWTLGARRENGLRKRHNLQGPIDDAFMDAFLFVEPSGTAAHPAVQTWVEAERSRAIKKWRQLFRGHARVKRDTDVTDDDIAKYHLVLWGDAASNELIKRVLPQLPVQWTAERVAVGSQAFDAAGHVVAMIHPNPLNSTRYVVLNSGFTFRDGDNSSNARMTPKLPDWAVIDLSQPPDEYTPGKIVAADFFDEAWRVKKAISR, encoded by the coding sequence ATGGTTCGCCAAGCTCTGATAGTTATCTCCGCGATCGCGCTTCTGTTCGTTCACGCCACGTTCGTCGGCGCGGCTGAGCCGAAGTTGCCTCCCATCAAGCAATTGCCGCCGCCAGGCATCGAAATACCCGCTGCCGAGCGCGAGAACCTGTCGGCAAAGCTCAAGCAACTGCGCTCGGCCATCGACGGCGTGGCCAAGGGGAAGGACGCGCGGGCCAAGGCACTCTTGCCAGACGTTGAAGTCTACTTCCGCGCGGTGAGCGACGCGCTGGAGTTCGGCGAGTTCTTCAAGCCCGCCGAGTTCAAAACGGCTGCCACGCTGCTGGAGGCCGGCCTGCAGCGGGCTGCCCAGTTGGCCGCAGGCGAAGCTCCTTGGACCGAAGCGACTGGGCTCGTGGTGCGCGGGTATGTCTCGCGGATCGACGGCTCGGTGCAACCCTATGGGCTGGTCGTGCCGGCGTCGTACACGCCGCGCACGGCGGGGCGTTATCGCCTGGACATCTGGTTCCACGGCCGCGGCGACACGCTGACCGAGTTGGCGTTTCTGAACGATCGCGGCAATAAGGTCGGCCAGTTCGCGCCGGCCGATACGATCGTGCTTCACCCATATGGTCGTTTCTGCAACGGCTACAAGTTCGCCGGCGAGGTCGACGCGCTCGAAGCCCTCGACGCCGTGCGCGCGGCCTATCGCGTGGACGACGAGCGGACCAGCGTGCGCGGGTTTTCGATGGGGGGCGCCGCCACGTGGCACATGGCCGTCCATTACGCCGATCGCTGGTGCGCGGCCAACCCAGGGGCGGGCTTCGTCGACACGCGCCAGTATCTGGGCCTCGACACCAGCGGCGAGCCGGCGGCTCCCTGGTACGTGCAAAAGCTGTGGGGTCTGTACGATTGTCCGCCACTGGTGAGCAATCTGCTGCAATGCCCCCTGGTGGCCTATAGCGGCGAACTCGACAAGCAAAAAGCGGCGGCCGACCTGATGGCTGCGGCGTTCAAGAACATCGACGTCGAGATGACCCACATCATCGGCCCCAAGACCGAGCACAAGTACGAGCCCCAAGCGGCCGCCGAAGTCGAGCGGCGCATGGCCAGCTTGGCGCAAATTGGCCGGCGGCGCGTGCCCGATCGGGTGTTCCTCGAGACGCGCACGCTCAAGTATCCACGCATGAACTGGATCGAGGTCGAAGGGCTGGCCGAGCATTGGGCGCCGGCGCACGTCGAAGCCATGATCGTGGCGTCGAACAGCATTGCCATCACGCCCGACGGGGTAACCGACTTGCGGATTCGTTTCGGGCCCGGCGAGTGTCCGCTGCCACATGGGATCGACCAGCCGCTGAATTTAATCCTGCCCGGCGCGTTTGACCGGGGACAGTTCATCAAGGTCCACGCGCCGGCTTCGGATCGCTCGTTCGACGTCCGCTTGCATCGCTCGGGCCAGACCTGGACGCTGGGCGCGCGCCGCGAGAACGGCCTGCGCAAGCGACACAATCTGCAAGGACCGATCGATGACGCGTTTATGGACGCATTCCTGTTCGTCGAGCCGAGCGGCACCGCGGCTCACCCGGCGGTTCAGACCTGGGTCGAAGCCGAACGCAGCCGGGCGATCAAGAAATGGCGACAGCTCTTCCGTGGCCACGCCCGGGTTAAGCGCGACACCGACGTGACCGACGACGACATTGCCAAGTATCACCTGGTCCTGTGGGGAGACGCGGCCAGCAACGAACTGATCAAGCGCGTGCTGCCGCAACTGCCAGTGCAATGGACGGCCGAGCGCGTGGCAGTCGGCTCGCAAGCGTTCGACGCGGCGGGGCACGTGGTGGCGATGATTCATCCCAACCCGTTGAACTCGACGCGCTATGTGGTGCTGAACAGCGGCTTCACCTTCCGCGACGGCGACAACTCGAGCAACGCGCGAATGACCCCCAAGCTGCCCGACTGGGCCGTGATCGACCTGTCGCAACCGCCGGATGAATACACGCCCGGCAAGATCGTGGCGGCTGATTTCTTTGACGAGGCGTGGAGGGTGAAGAAAGCGATTAGCCGTTAG
- a CDS encoding 6-phosphofructokinase, whose translation MKRIGILTAGGDTPALNATIFGAVARANQLRIEVIGLIKGFNCLFDARVPHLPLNPLFSTIPELDATYGGTVLGASRDFVDPNDTAALSRIADRLARLKVEGLICIGGDGTLNGLQPLCDMLPTVLAPKTIDNDLGLNYANEADEWMRQPAENTEGYKYVRQPPRNTLDLEQMINYATPGYATAVFVSVSGVERLRTTAESHRRVGIVEVMGRHSGYIALGSSYGQPDLVLVPECPLNIERLVDRVKEIYDLQQNVVIVCGEGIVGPDGVELGAEKAVRDPAGNVSLTGAAEALRNVLIERIGDNYFSRYGDSARNAIFTRKIGHTQRGGRPLLFDRFYASQLGGKAVDMLLEGQNNGVSTLKWSRTQGFQVSSIDANKLRDRWGMIHAREMHPAFYDAEGMKPSKLGIEYLMPIFTSAIGHDDVEHMRQTMFDSGNLGRPYHSVNIDIGRRTKYLSNPAER comes from the coding sequence GTGAAGCGAATCGGTATTCTCACCGCTGGCGGCGACACGCCAGCGCTCAACGCCACGATTTTCGGCGCGGTAGCCAGGGCCAACCAGTTGCGCATCGAAGTGATTGGCCTGATCAAAGGCTTCAATTGCTTGTTCGACGCGCGGGTTCCCCACTTGCCGCTGAACCCGCTGTTCAGCACCATCCCGGAACTCGACGCCACCTATGGCGGCACCGTGCTGGGGGCCTCGCGCGACTTTGTCGACCCCAACGACACGGCGGCCTTGTCGCGGATTGCCGACCGCTTGGCCCGGCTGAAGGTCGAAGGGCTGATTTGCATTGGCGGCGACGGGACATTGAACGGCCTGCAGCCGTTGTGCGACATGCTGCCGACGGTCCTGGCCCCCAAGACGATCGACAACGATCTGGGATTGAACTACGCCAACGAAGCCGACGAATGGATGCGCCAGCCGGCCGAGAACACGGAGGGCTACAAATACGTGCGCCAGCCGCCGCGCAACACGCTCGACCTGGAACAGATGATCAACTACGCCACGCCGGGCTATGCCACGGCGGTGTTCGTCTCGGTGTCGGGTGTTGAACGGCTGCGCACGACGGCTGAAAGCCACCGCCGAGTCGGCATTGTCGAGGTGATGGGACGCCACTCGGGCTACATCGCGCTCGGCTCGTCCTATGGCCAGCCCGACCTGGTGCTGGTGCCCGAATGCCCGCTGAACATCGAACGGCTGGTCGATCGGGTCAAAGAGATTTACGACTTGCAGCAGAACGTGGTGATCGTCTGCGGCGAGGGAATTGTTGGACCCGATGGCGTCGAGCTGGGGGCCGAAAAGGCGGTTCGCGATCCGGCCGGCAACGTGTCCCTGACCGGCGCGGCCGAGGCGCTGCGCAACGTGTTGATCGAACGGATTGGCGACAATTACTTCTCGCGCTATGGCGATTCCGCCCGCAACGCCATCTTCACTCGCAAGATCGGCCACACCCAGCGCGGCGGGCGGCCGCTCTTGTTCGACCGGTTCTACGCCTCGCAGCTGGGCGGCAAGGCGGTCGACATGCTGCTCGAAGGGCAGAACAACGGCGTTTCGACCTTGAAGTGGAGCCGCACGCAAGGCTTCCAGGTCAGCAGCATCGACGCCAACAAGCTGCGCGATCGCTGGGGGATGATCCACGCCCGCGAGATGCATCCGGCGTTTTACGACGCCGAGGGAATGAAGCCATCGAAGCTGGGGATTGAATACCTGATGCCTATTTTCACCAGCGCCATCGGCCACGACGACGTCGAGCACATGCGGCAGACGATGTTCGACAGCGGCAACCTGGGCCGGCCGTATCACTCGGTCAACATCGACATCGGCCGCCGCACGAAGTATCTGTCGAACCCCGCCGAGCGGTAG
- a CDS encoding methylglyoxal synthase, producing MPLQIALIAHDQRKSLMVEFAERHLDFLRTMPLVATGTTGSILNERLKLAVECVAHGPDGGDLIIGGRVALNQIAAVIFFRDPLTAQPHEPDVSALMRVCDVHHVPLATNLATAEGVMMWLRSRGASK from the coding sequence ATGCCGCTGCAGATTGCCCTGATCGCGCACGATCAACGCAAGTCGCTGATGGTCGAGTTCGCCGAACGGCACCTCGACTTCCTGCGCACCATGCCGCTGGTGGCCACGGGCACGACCGGCAGCATCTTGAACGAGCGCTTGAAGCTCGCGGTCGAGTGCGTGGCTCACGGGCCGGACGGGGGCGACCTGATCATTGGCGGCCGCGTGGCCCTGAACCAGATCGCGGCCGTGATCTTCTTTCGCGATCCACTGACGGCCCAGCCGCACGAGCCCGACGTGTCGGCGCTGATGCGGGTGTGCGACGTGCATCACGTGCCGCTGGCCACGAATCTGGCCACGGCCGAAGGGGTGATGATGTGGCTCCGCTCGCGCGGCGCTTCAAAATGA
- a CDS encoding phosphoenolpyruvate hydrolase family protein: MPNPWTGRGNPYTRAEVRARLQAALDRGEPIIAAGAGTGISAKFIERGGADLLIVYNSGRFRMAGHGSTAGLMSYGDANAIAMEIGEHEVLPVVDQVPVICGVHATDPRRRMWHWLLKVKEMGFSGVNNFPTHTIVDGQFRQVLEETGMSVEKEFEMVAIASKMDLFSIVYVATPDEARAMAQSGADAIIAHVGTTVGGSIGVTGAACSLDDAVRKTQAVIDAARAVRSDIFFLCHGGPIATPDDARYVLDRTDCQGFVGASSLERMAVEGPLVEITKKFKEKSS; the protein is encoded by the coding sequence ATGCCCAATCCCTGGACCGGCCGCGGCAACCCTTACACCCGGGCCGAGGTCCGCGCGCGTCTGCAAGCCGCCCTCGACCGGGGCGAGCCGATCATCGCGGCCGGCGCCGGCACGGGCATCTCGGCCAAGTTCATCGAGCGGGGCGGGGCCGACCTGTTGATTGTCTATAACTCGGGACGCTTTCGCATGGCCGGTCACGGCTCGACCGCGGGGCTGATGTCGTACGGCGACGCCAACGCCATCGCCATGGAGATCGGCGAGCACGAAGTGTTGCCAGTCGTGGACCAGGTGCCGGTCATCTGTGGCGTCCACGCCACCGATCCGCGGCGGCGGATGTGGCATTGGCTGCTCAAAGTGAAAGAGATGGGTTTCTCGGGCGTGAACAACTTTCCCACGCACACCATCGTCGACGGCCAGTTCCGCCAGGTGCTGGAAGAAACCGGTATGAGCGTCGAGAAAGAATTCGAGATGGTCGCCATCGCCAGCAAAATGGACCTGTTCTCGATCGTCTATGTGGCCACGCCGGACGAAGCGCGAGCCATGGCCCAGTCGGGTGCCGACGCCATCATCGCCCACGTCGGCACGACGGTCGGCGGGTCGATTGGCGTGACCGGCGCGGCTTGCTCGCTGGACGACGCGGTACGCAAGACCCAAGCGGTGATCGACGCGGCTCGGGCGGTACGCAGCGACATTTTCTTCCTGTGCCACGGCGGGCCGATTGCCACGCCGGACGACGCGCGATACGTGCTCGACCGAACCGATTGCCAAGGTTTCGTCGGCGCGTCGAGCCTGGAACGAATGGCGGTCGAAGGCCCGCTGGTCGAGATTACGAAGAAGTTCAAGGAAAAAAGTTCCTAG
- a CDS encoding DegT/DnrJ/EryC1/StrS family aminotransferase — protein MPAEPTSAAPVTSVPLFDNQRQYRELAADIQAAIARVCESGRFIMGPDCQVFEDAVAKYCGVPHAIGCASGSDALLLALMAAGVEAGHEVIVPSYTFFATASAVTRLNAKPVFVDIDPVTYNLDPAAVSAAITPATRAIIPVHLFGQCADMAAINHIAHTLGLTVIEDACQAIGAEYRGVRAGNLGEMACFSFYPTKNLGGFGDGGLLTTNRADFAERLRLLRAHGMQPRYYHQLVGINSRLDSLQAAVLNVKLPHLERWTKARAELATRYQQLFTASGLHKIVTLPTVADDCRSVWNQFVIRAPEGKRDTLRQHLADKKIGTEIYYPVPLHQQQCFEYLGYAEGSLPHTEQAARETLALPIFPELTAAEQEAVVSQIAAFYGVARQSGTDTAPTPRRGSQRKAA, from the coding sequence ATGCCCGCTGAACCCACCTCCGCCGCGCCGGTTACTTCGGTCCCCTTGTTCGACAATCAACGCCAGTACCGCGAGTTGGCCGCCGATATCCAGGCCGCGATCGCCCGCGTTTGCGAGTCGGGCCGGTTCATCATGGGGCCCGACTGCCAGGTGTTCGAGGACGCGGTGGCCAAGTATTGCGGCGTGCCCCACGCGATCGGTTGCGCCTCGGGGAGCGATGCGCTGCTGCTGGCTCTGATGGCCGCCGGCGTCGAAGCCGGCCACGAAGTGATCGTGCCGAGCTACACGTTCTTTGCCACGGCCAGCGCCGTGACCCGACTGAACGCCAAGCCGGTCTTCGTCGACATCGACCCGGTGACGTACAATCTCGACCCGGCCGCGGTCAGCGCCGCGATCACGCCGGCCACGCGGGCGATCATTCCCGTCCATTTGTTCGGCCAGTGCGCCGACATGGCGGCTATCAATCACATTGCCCACACCTTGGGGCTGACAGTGATCGAAGACGCCTGCCAGGCGATCGGCGCCGAGTATCGCGGCGTCCGCGCGGGCAACCTGGGCGAGATGGCCTGCTTCAGCTTTTATCCGACCAAGAACCTGGGCGGCTTTGGCGATGGCGGACTGCTGACGACCAATCGCGCGGACTTTGCCGAGCGGCTGCGACTGCTGCGGGCCCACGGCATGCAGCCGCGCTATTATCACCAGTTGGTCGGCATCAACAGCCGGCTCGACTCGCTGCAAGCGGCGGTGCTGAACGTCAAGCTGCCCCACCTGGAACGCTGGACCAAGGCCCGGGCCGAGCTGGCCACGCGATACCAGCAATTGTTCACGGCCTCTGGCCTGCACAAGATCGTCACCTTGCCGACCGTGGCCGACGACTGCCGCAGCGTGTGGAACCAGTTCGTCATTCGCGCGCCCGAAGGGAAACGCGACACCTTGCGTCAGCACCTGGCCGACAAGAAGATCGGCACCGAGATCTATTACCCCGTGCCGCTGCACCAGCAGCAATGCTTCGAGTACCTCGGCTATGCCGAAGGTTCATTGCCCCACACCGAGCAGGCGGCTCGCGAGACGCTGGCCCTGCCGATCTTCCCCGAACTGACCGCGGCCGAGCAAGAAGCGGTAGTCAGCCAGATTGCCGCCTTCTACGGCGTCGCGCGTCAGTCGGGCACGGACACCGCGCCAACTCCGCGCCGCGGCTCGCAGCGGAAAGCAGCGTAG
- a CDS encoding esterase family protein has product MRYLTLALTLCCVFASSALAIDDYVLGPDSERHEGVPQGKVTQQEPWKSKVFEGTVRDWWIYVPAQYDGSQPACLMVFQDGGGMVNEKGQYRVPVVFDNLIARKQMPVTIGVFINPGVFPFEKPPADPKAKPRSNRSFEYDSLGDQYARFLLDEIIPEVKKNYKITDDPAGRAICGNSSGGICSFTVAWERPNEFRKVVSHIGSFTNIRGGHVYHAMIRKTPPKPLRLFLQDGSNDLDNEHGNWPLANLEMEAALKFAKYDYKFVFGDGKHSGKHGGSIFPDTMRWLWRDYPGVVASAETK; this is encoded by the coding sequence ATGCGTTACTTGACGCTCGCACTTACCCTCTGCTGCGTCTTCGCCTCCTCCGCCTTGGCCATCGACGATTACGTGCTGGGGCCTGACAGCGAACGGCACGAGGGCGTCCCGCAAGGCAAAGTCACCCAGCAAGAGCCTTGGAAGAGCAAGGTCTTCGAGGGGACCGTTCGCGATTGGTGGATCTATGTGCCAGCCCAATACGACGGATCCCAGCCGGCTTGTCTGATGGTGTTTCAGGACGGCGGCGGCATGGTCAACGAAAAGGGTCAATACCGCGTGCCGGTCGTATTCGACAACCTGATCGCCCGCAAGCAAATGCCAGTCACGATCGGCGTGTTCATCAACCCGGGCGTGTTCCCGTTCGAGAAGCCGCCGGCCGATCCCAAGGCCAAGCCTCGCTCGAATCGCAGCTTTGAATATGATTCGCTGGGCGATCAGTACGCGCGGTTCCTGCTCGACGAGATCATTCCCGAGGTGAAGAAGAACTACAAGATCACCGACGACCCCGCCGGTCGGGCGATCTGCGGCAACAGCTCCGGCGGCATCTGCTCGTTCACGGTGGCCTGGGAGCGGCCGAACGAATTTCGCAAAGTGGTCAGCCACATCGGCAGCTTCACCAACATCCGCGGCGGGCACGTCTATCACGCGATGATTCGCAAGACGCCGCCCAAGCCGCTCCGTCTGTTTCTGCAGGACGGCTCGAACGATCTGGACAACGAGCACGGCAACTGGCCGCTGGCCAATCTCGAGATGGAAGCCGCGCTAAAGTTCGCCAAGTACGACTACAAGTTCGTCTTTGGCGACGGCAAGCACAGCGGCAAGCACGGCGGGTCGATCTTCCCCGACACCATGCGCTGGCTGTGGCGCGATTATCCGGGCGTAGTGGCGAGCGCCGAGACGAAATAG
- a CDS encoding ABC transporter ATP-binding protein — translation MPTAAAAESVIEIRNLTKVYRDFWGRSKVRALNALDLNVKRGEIFGLLGPNGSGKTTTIKLLLGLLFPTEGEILVLGRKASDVEKNERIGYLPEESYLYRFLNAEETLDFYGRLFDMPAAVRRQRIEELIKLVKLDKARRRPLKEYSKGMARRIGLAQALINDPELIVLDEPTSGLDPLGTREVKELILRLRDQGKTILMCSHLLADVQDVCDRIAILYEGELKEIGRVESLVQQQDQTAIRTSALGPEAVAEVRAVVERHGGQVLSVEHPTTTLEDLFLRIVDESAKRPGRRGGEEGLGARG, via the coding sequence ATGCCCACTGCCGCCGCTGCCGAGTCCGTGATCGAGATTCGCAACCTAACCAAGGTCTATCGCGACTTTTGGGGGCGGTCCAAGGTCCGCGCCCTGAACGCCTTGGATCTGAACGTGAAGCGCGGCGAAATCTTCGGCCTGCTGGGGCCGAACGGCTCGGGCAAGACCACCACGATCAAGCTGTTGCTGGGTCTGCTGTTTCCGACCGAAGGCGAGATTCTGGTCCTGGGGCGCAAGGCATCCGACGTCGAGAAGAACGAGCGGATCGGTTACCTGCCCGAGGAAAGTTACCTGTACCGGTTCCTCAACGCCGAAGAGACCCTCGACTTCTACGGCCGGCTGTTCGACATGCCCGCGGCCGTGCGCCGACAGCGGATCGAAGAGCTGATCAAGCTGGTCAAGCTCGACAAGGCCCGCCGCCGCCCCCTCAAGGAGTATTCCAAAGGGATGGCCCGGCGGATCGGTCTGGCCCAGGCGCTGATCAACGATCCCGAGCTGATCGTCCTGGACGAGCCGACCTCGGGGCTCGACCCGTTGGGCACCCGCGAGGTGAAGGAGCTGATCCTGCGGCTGCGCGATCAGGGGAAGACGATTCTGATGTGCAGCCACCTGCTGGCCGACGTGCAGGATGTCTGCGATCGGATCGCGATCCTTTACGAAGGTGAGCTGAAGGAAATCGGCCGCGTCGAGTCGCTTGTCCAGCAGCAAGATCAGACCGCGATTCGTACCTCGGCCCTTGGCCCCGAAGCGGTGGCCGAAGTGCGGGCCGTCGTCGAACGCCACGGCGGGCAGGTGCTGTCGGTCGAACACCCGACCACGACGCTGGAAGATTTGTTCTTGAGAATTGTCGATGAAAGCGCGAAGCGCCCCGGCCGGCGTGGGGGAGAAGAGGGGCTAGGGGCTAGAGGCTAG